In a single window of the Leptospiraceae bacterium genome:
- a CDS encoding SpoIIE family protein phosphatase, whose protein sequence is MKLKTKITLLTLGTVLTIFIIAMGINTLIFYGQAKEFRDREIDSSIFFFLSEINNATSKTEIIGRDLAQAGEIIYNIKSSEKPKDSLETILKEKMKNFPNLVGGGIWYEPNLFGEKYLGPYASWNQNNVEVTWEYSNETYDYFTQSWYLFALPEKWNRSTARALPKYRTVPYMDTLGNEKVIFITLCTIMYDRAQKIIGMSTIDWTLQSVKALLSKLDITKSSFAILIDKESKKILFHPEENYLLKDYRELSWLKDNDFKGIVKNKISIEEKINIKSQSYTLYLTESDSDFILVVAVNEKEAYAVIEGIIVRNTILTVVTLLIIGIMISFIVGRSIQPLMSIIDVLRGITSGEKSLKDRIKIKSRDEFGELANTYNRMADTIEHQNAEIKEYTENLEDKVKARTNELNQTLQEVTKLKMQQDGDYFLTSLLLAPLGVNRSHADTVKIDYLLKQKKEFDFRKKKNEIGGDICAADSFTLGSRNYSVFLNADAMGKSIQGAGGALILGSVFHAIVERTKVSKSVMGYTPERWIKNTFIELHKTFETFDGSMLVSMILGLVDNENGFCYLINAEHPFAVLYRDGKASFIQTKSFYRKLGTPDAVGGIVVDTFQILPGDVLLLGSDGRDDIYIGKDSKGERIINEDENLFLTIVESSDGNLKTIKENIQKQGEITDDLSLLRLEYIGQSIQTQTLSISSKRLIQSSREFQKQGDNQKAMDVLIEANGLDPDHPDILREMMKVYLNTKSYVRICELAIPYISMRPDDLDMLYLVSYCQKKLKKYESALDYAERLKIRDPNNILYMVNLAEIHLVMGNTHKAQEIADHIRTIDEDNDKLLLLEEAIRSKSSDHVD, encoded by the coding sequence ATGAAACTAAAAACTAAGATTACTCTACTGACTCTTGGCACAGTTCTTACAATTTTCATTATTGCTATGGGGATAAACACTCTTATCTTCTATGGACAAGCAAAAGAGTTTAGGGATCGTGAAATAGATAGTTCTATTTTTTTCTTCCTGTCTGAAATAAACAACGCGACTAGTAAGACAGAAATTATAGGTCGTGACCTAGCACAAGCAGGAGAAATAATTTATAATATTAAATCCTCAGAAAAGCCAAAGGATTCTCTTGAGACTATCTTAAAAGAAAAAATGAAGAATTTTCCCAATTTAGTTGGAGGAGGAATCTGGTATGAGCCCAATCTATTTGGAGAAAAATACCTAGGTCCTTATGCATCCTGGAACCAAAATAATGTTGAGGTGACTTGGGAATATTCGAATGAGACTTACGATTATTTTACTCAAAGCTGGTATTTATTTGCGCTACCGGAAAAATGGAATCGTTCCACCGCTCGTGCTTTACCGAAATATAGAACTGTTCCTTATATGGATACACTTGGAAATGAAAAGGTAATCTTCATTACCCTCTGCACAATCATGTATGATAGAGCGCAAAAAATTATAGGGATGTCAACCATTGATTGGACTCTGCAATCAGTGAAAGCTTTGCTTTCAAAACTAGACATTACTAAAAGTTCTTTTGCAATTCTAATTGATAAAGAAAGCAAAAAAATCCTATTTCATCCAGAGGAAAATTACCTTCTTAAGGATTACAGGGAATTGTCGTGGTTAAAAGACAATGATTTCAAAGGAATTGTAAAAAATAAAATTTCAATAGAAGAGAAGATTAATATCAAAAGCCAATCCTATACCCTTTACCTGACTGAATCGGATTCAGATTTTATTCTAGTGGTAGCAGTGAACGAAAAAGAAGCTTATGCAGTAATTGAAGGAATCATAGTAAGAAATACAATTCTCACAGTCGTTACTCTCTTAATCATTGGAATAATGATTTCATTCATTGTTGGAAGAAGCATTCAACCTCTTATGAGTATAATCGATGTTTTGCGCGGAATAACATCTGGTGAGAAGTCTTTAAAAGATAGAATTAAGATTAAGTCAAGAGACGAATTTGGGGAGTTGGCAAATACCTATAATAGAATGGCTGACACCATCGAGCATCAGAATGCAGAGATAAAAGAATACACTGAAAATTTAGAAGATAAAGTAAAAGCAAGAACGAATGAATTGAACCAAACCTTACAAGAAGTAACAAAACTTAAAATGCAGCAAGATGGAGATTATTTTCTCACTTCCCTTTTACTTGCTCCACTTGGGGTAAACCGAAGTCATGCGGATACAGTAAAGATTGACTATTTATTAAAACAAAAAAAAGAATTCGATTTTAGAAAGAAGAAAAATGAAATAGGTGGAGATATTTGTGCAGCAGATTCTTTTACTTTAGGTAGTAGAAATTATTCTGTTTTCTTAAATGCAGATGCAATGGGAAAATCTATCCAAGGTGCCGGTGGTGCTCTTATTCTTGGCTCTGTATTTCATGCGATAGTAGAAAGAACGAAAGTATCAAAGTCAGTCATGGGTTATACACCTGAGCGTTGGATCAAGAATACATTCATCGAATTACACAAGACATTTGAAACATTCGATGGATCAATGCTTGTATCCATGATTCTAGGACTTGTAGATAACGAAAATGGATTTTGTTATTTAATTAACGCAGAACACCCATTTGCCGTTCTTTATAGAGATGGAAAAGCAAGCTTTATTCAAACAAAATCATTTTATCGAAAACTAGGAACTCCAGATGCGGTAGGCGGAATAGTAGTTGATACATTTCAAATTCTACCCGGCGACGTATTGCTACTCGGTTCTGATGGTAGAGATGATATATATATTGGCAAAGACTCCAAGGGAGAGCGGATAATCAACGAAGATGAAAATCTATTTCTTACTATTGTAGAATCCTCTGACGGTAACTTAAAAACTATCAAAGAAAATATTCAAAAGCAAGGTGAGATTACAGATGATTTGTCGCTACTTCGATTAGAATACATTGGACAATCTATCCAAACACAAACTCTATCAATTTCTTCCAAGCGACTCATTCAATCTTCCCGTGAATTCCAAAAGCAAGGTGATAACCAAAAAGCAATGGATGTATTAATTGAGGCAAATGGACTAGACCCCGATCATCCTGATATACTACGCGAGATGATGAAAGTTTACCTAAACACAAAAAGCTATGTTAGAATTTGTGAGCTTGCCATTCCTTATATCAGCATGAGACCCGATGATCTAGATATGCTCTATCTCGTCTCTTATTGCCAAAAGAAATTAAAGAAATACGAATCCGCTCTCGACTATGCTGAGCGCCTCAAGATTAGAGACCCGAACAATATTCTCTACATGGTCAACCTCGCCGAGATTCATCTGGTTATGGGTAACACTCATAAGGCTCAGGAAATAGCCGATCACATTCGAACCATTGACGAGGATAATGATAAATTGCTGCTACTAGAAGAAGCAATACGAAGTAAGAGTTCGGATCATGTAGATTAG
- a CDS encoding putative Ig domain-containing protein has product MKNLLYKQTVLAVSIAALSSCSNIFNKNSSSEGTETLFLTGRYQNLNVVRLKVSGKAQLTGSIKNASVQLRTIPMTGSVAGKCDGSAGSLLASGKTTGGSDDKNDGGFYSLSMEKPSDTVLCLVITPTQESTAYSPFQKKPIPWRPKSGQGTTNSIRVSSVLILSDANSSNSREFSTSGNANPLTNIATAKFGSLMRKQMQASLRSRTSNKGELNYAVLSSADMGAMVNGANEAVGEMFFKGSGRKIDPSKVNFGDPSAPGYDPSLAKQFNSVLGGIDSIINKLINGKGLNASESDDISTLFDSFLDIVSGDIAGDGILNGQGIVDEFGNTITIPSDFAAFVNDPSGSLSAGMANYVTVIAATGGNDGSGIVWTPADVANPTYTGGGFTPSLPAPSALSYAGSPYVYTAGLSIPSLTPAVTGTVSEYSISPALPTGLILNTITGVISGIPTTPVTNASYTITATNSTGSTTATITMTVNISAPTSLTYGGTSFTYITGVAVTPLLPVVTGVVTSYSVSPALPAGLSLNSATGIISGSATATQGSILYTITGTNAVGATVATMTITVNALTISYTGSPYTFPIGGTITTKNVTINGTAVSFSISPVLPTGLILDTVSGSLSGTPTLTSGATGYTITANGTSGVTATANINITVTNTAPTASSVSISGTASTGNSLTGSHAFNDANGHTQGASIFAWYRCVTAGDAGVAIAGATSNTYTVQAADESYYIKYGVTPVDQYGLAGAEVKSTATALVPCAGGCLLYTNTALSTFTGSGWSVCYQGTYDLAPTLATIQSACTGPNIMLACRLTGNATLILAASSPYADVFYETGAGATSVHRANGVDWYFTSSYSWGFVKAGDSINRGSCDTATSAFDSSRLCWHTSGGSLSSGYRCGTNINSTATYERVILQK; this is encoded by the coding sequence ATGAAAAACTTACTTTATAAACAAACAGTTTTGGCTGTCTCTATAGCCGCACTCAGTTCTTGCTCTAATATATTTAATAAAAATTCTTCTTCGGAAGGAACCGAAACTTTATTCTTAACTGGAAGATACCAAAATTTAAATGTAGTTAGATTAAAAGTATCCGGAAAAGCGCAACTCACTGGCTCAATCAAGAACGCAAGTGTTCAATTGAGAACGATTCCTATGACAGGAAGCGTTGCTGGAAAATGCGATGGAAGTGCAGGCTCTTTACTCGCGAGCGGAAAAACTACAGGCGGATCGGATGACAAGAACGACGGTGGATTTTATTCTCTTAGTATGGAAAAGCCTTCTGATACTGTCCTATGTTTAGTTATAACTCCAACGCAAGAGTCTACTGCTTATTCGCCGTTTCAAAAAAAACCAATTCCGTGGAGACCTAAATCTGGACAAGGAACTACCAACTCTATTCGTGTATCCTCCGTTTTAATTTTATCTGATGCAAATAGTAGTAATAGCAGAGAGTTTAGCACATCTGGAAATGCGAACCCGCTTACAAATATTGCCACTGCAAAATTTGGTTCTCTTATGAGAAAACAAATGCAAGCAAGTCTTCGCTCTCGCACTTCTAATAAGGGTGAATTAAACTATGCAGTTTTATCAAGTGCAGATATGGGCGCGATGGTGAATGGCGCCAATGAAGCAGTGGGAGAAATGTTCTTTAAAGGATCAGGAAGAAAAATTGATCCTTCTAAAGTAAATTTCGGAGATCCTTCTGCTCCTGGATATGATCCAAGTTTGGCGAAACAATTTAATTCTGTCTTGGGAGGAATTGATTCGATTATCAATAAGTTAATCAATGGAAAAGGATTGAATGCTTCTGAATCAGATGACATCTCTACACTCTTTGATAGTTTTTTGGATATAGTTTCGGGTGACATTGCAGGAGATGGAATTTTAAATGGACAGGGAATTGTAGATGAATTTGGAAATACGATTACAATCCCTTCTGACTTTGCTGCTTTTGTGAATGATCCATCTGGTAGCCTATCGGCGGGAATGGCTAATTATGTTACTGTCATTGCTGCAACTGGTGGGAATGATGGAAGTGGAATTGTATGGACTCCAGCCGATGTGGCTAATCCTACTTATACGGGAGGAGGGTTTACTCCTAGTTTGCCTGCTCCATCTGCATTGTCTTATGCTGGCTCGCCTTATGTATATACAGCCGGTCTTTCTATTCCTTCTCTTACTCCTGCAGTGACAGGAACCGTTAGCGAGTATAGCATTTCTCCTGCCCTTCCAACAGGACTTATTCTAAATACGATTACAGGAGTGATTTCAGGAATTCCGACAACACCTGTAACTAATGCGAGTTATACAATTACTGCTACTAATTCTACGGGCTCTACGACAGCAACAATCACGATGACTGTAAATATATCTGCTCCAACTTCTTTGACCTATGGAGGAACAAGCTTTACTTATATTACGGGAGTAGCGGTTACTCCTCTTTTGCCCGTCGTTACTGGTGTTGTTACTTCCTACTCGGTGTCACCTGCTTTACCTGCTGGACTCTCTTTAAACTCTGCAACAGGAATTATTTCTGGCTCTGCAACTGCAACACAAGGATCAATCTTGTATACAATAACAGGAACGAATGCAGTAGGCGCTACAGTAGCAACGATGACTATCACTGTGAATGCACTTACAATCAGTTATACAGGTTCGCCTTATACCTTTCCAATTGGTGGCACTATTACCACAAAAAACGTGACCATTAACGGAACAGCAGTTTCCTTTTCTATTTCTCCTGTTCTTCCTACTGGACTAATATTAGATACTGTTAGTGGAAGTCTCAGTGGCACTCCTACTCTGACATCAGGGGCTACTGGCTATACTATCACAGCCAACGGAACGTCAGGCGTAACAGCTACGGCTAATATCAATATTACTGTAACAAATACAGCTCCAACTGCTAGTTCAGTCAGCATTTCTGGAACAGCCTCTACAGGAAATAGTCTAACTGGTTCCCATGCTTTCAATGATGCAAATGGGCACACACAGGGTGCTTCTATTTTTGCTTGGTATAGATGCGTGACGGCTGGAGATGCTGGTGTTGCAATTGCAGGCGCTACTTCCAATACCTATACAGTGCAAGCTGCAGATGAATCGTATTATATAAAATATGGAGTAACACCTGTAGACCAATACGGATTAGCCGGAGCTGAAGTAAAAAGCACTGCAACTGCTCTTGTCCCTTGTGCTGGAGGATGCTTGCTTTATACAAATACCGCATTATCCACATTTACCGGATCAGGTTGGTCTGTCTGCTACCAAGGAACTTATGATTTGGCACCGACTTTAGCAACTATTCAATCTGCCTGCACTGGTCCAAATATTATGCTTGCTTGTAGGCTCACTGGAAATGCAACACTGATTCTTGCAGCTTCATCTCCTTACGCAGATGTATTTTATGAAACAGGCGCGGGTGCAACTTCGGTTCATAGAGCCAATGGTGTTGATTGGTATTTTACTTCCAGTTATTCTTGGGGTTTTGTTAAAGCAGGAGATTCAATCAATCGAGGTTCTTGCGATACCGCAACGAGTGCCTTTGATAGCTCTAGACTCTGCTGGCACACTAGTGGCGGTAGCTTGAGCAGTGGGTATCGATGTGGGACAAATATAAATTCAACAGCAACTTACGAGAGAGTGATTTTACAGAAGTAG
- the psd gene encoding phosphatidylserine decarboxylase (Phosphatidylserine decarboxylase is synthesized as a single chain precursor. Generation of the pyruvoyl active site from a Ser is coupled to cleavage of a Gly-Ser bond between the larger (beta) and smaller (alpha chains). It is an integral membrane protein.) gives MNRESFIFFEDEIIASYCGLLLFAGLYITFKLRFPQVRFLFLALKILSGAMDHKGSKGQLVHSQGFSAGTASSLLPGAMIGSAFAMMIGGVGALFWVWVATFFIMPLRAVSSTLAIKFRTKLPNGRYLAGPMYFIEKALKARWLAIAFSIGCILTVLTLGGVVPVLSLSYIAKHAFDAKGMGLPVALTAIIIFIVLGGIRRIGRVSGVIVPLGLSLFFILYFAIFKENLVPFFVFIEAVFHNAFNFEAVGTGGFVSILVFLGQSGGSFFLSTEMGLGKSAGISGAVRTDHAFKQGLVSMLSAFFEGFIVSTLIFYVLFSFNAVNPPDIFSFLHNVLGHGKDPYYLLLYFSFFLFGIASIIGWFYTGEQSAYYILGEKFANLFRILFFAAIIGSSYMYIREGNAFLESAFNIGYTMAIFTALPILISMILLAKMVSLEMNKYLTEGGVRYEIFKDIYLLILSALPKNLLSKLFGSFTYLRLPRFMMVPILKAFAKAYKINLSEAELNIKEYNSLNQFFTRSLKAGARIIDSAENAVVSPVDARITSFGDINDDTLIQAKGFDYSVKELLGSEKYYPFFENGKFITFYLSPQDYHRIHSPFYGKILGYYYAPGKLFPVNDAAVGGIRGLFPKNERLITFLQTEYGKIAVVKVGASNVGKIRVTYDTKIVTNKLIRFPKEYQYENVNIMIDKGSELGRFEMGSTVILVFENNTIDLNPFVKDERSTYGSTVGLFRSKIMTLPK, from the coding sequence ATGAATAGAGAAAGTTTTATTTTCTTCGAAGACGAAATCATTGCCTCCTACTGCGGATTACTCTTATTTGCCGGTCTATACATTACCTTCAAGTTACGATTTCCGCAAGTTCGGTTTTTATTCTTAGCTCTTAAAATTCTTTCTGGGGCTATGGATCACAAAGGATCTAAGGGACAATTGGTTCACTCACAGGGATTTTCTGCTGGAACTGCCTCTTCATTATTACCCGGCGCAATGATTGGCTCTGCATTTGCCATGATGATTGGGGGAGTAGGGGCACTCTTCTGGGTATGGGTAGCGACATTTTTCATTATGCCGCTACGCGCTGTTTCTTCCACACTTGCCATTAAGTTTAGAACTAAGTTGCCTAATGGGCGTTATCTGGCGGGACCTATGTATTTTATTGAGAAAGCGCTTAAGGCTCGTTGGCTTGCGATTGCTTTTTCGATTGGGTGTATACTCACTGTTTTAACGTTAGGCGGAGTAGTTCCTGTTCTAAGTCTATCTTATATCGCCAAACACGCGTTTGACGCTAAAGGTATGGGACTTCCTGTTGCACTGACTGCGATCATTATCTTTATCGTCCTCGGTGGGATTCGTAGGATTGGTCGCGTTTCTGGAGTCATTGTTCCGCTCGGTCTTAGTTTGTTTTTCATTCTTTACTTTGCCATCTTCAAAGAAAATCTAGTTCCTTTTTTCGTATTTATCGAAGCTGTGTTTCATAATGCATTTAACTTTGAAGCAGTCGGCACTGGTGGCTTTGTATCTATTTTAGTTTTTTTAGGTCAATCAGGTGGCTCTTTCTTCTTATCCACTGAAATGGGGCTTGGAAAGAGTGCAGGAATTTCGGGAGCAGTTAGAACTGATCATGCGTTTAAGCAGGGCTTGGTTTCTATGCTATCTGCTTTCTTCGAGGGATTTATTGTTTCTACTTTGATTTTTTATGTTTTGTTTTCTTTTAATGCAGTCAATCCACCAGATATATTTTCTTTTCTACACAATGTCTTAGGTCATGGAAAAGATCCTTATTATCTATTGCTGTATTTTTCCTTCTTCCTTTTTGGAATTGCGAGTATCATCGGTTGGTTTTATACGGGAGAGCAAAGCGCATACTATATATTAGGCGAAAAGTTTGCGAACTTGTTTAGAATTCTTTTCTTTGCAGCAATCATTGGCTCTTCTTATATGTATATCCGAGAAGGAAATGCATTTTTAGAATCAGCGTTTAATATCGGTTATACGATGGCAATATTTACAGCGCTTCCAATTTTGATTTCTATGATTTTACTTGCTAAGATGGTAAGCCTTGAGATGAATAAATATCTCACCGAGGGCGGAGTGCGTTATGAAATCTTTAAGGATATTTATTTACTCATTCTTTCTGCTCTTCCTAAAAATCTTCTTTCTAAATTGTTTGGCTCTTTTACTTACTTGAGGCTTCCTCGCTTTATGATGGTTCCTATTCTAAAAGCATTTGCCAAAGCGTATAAGATTAATCTAAGTGAAGCAGAGTTAAATATCAAAGAATACAACTCCTTGAATCAATTCTTTACTCGTTCCCTTAAAGCGGGAGCACGTATCATTGACTCAGCGGAAAATGCGGTAGTATCCCCTGTTGATGCTCGTATTACAAGCTTTGGTGATATTAATGATGACACACTGATCCAAGCGAAAGGATTTGACTATAGCGTCAAAGAGCTATTAGGCTCTGAGAAGTATTATCCTTTTTTTGAAAATGGAAAATTCATCACATTCTACTTATCTCCCCAGGACTATCATCGAATTCATTCTCCATTCTATGGAAAAATTCTTGGCTATTACTATGCACCCGGAAAACTGTTTCCAGTTAATGACGCAGCTGTGGGTGGTATACGTGGATTATTCCCAAAGAATGAAAGGCTAATTACATTTCTCCAAACAGAATACGGAAAAATTGCCGTGGTAAAAGTTGGCGCTTCCAACGTAGGCAAAATCAGAGTAACCTACGATACAAAGATCGTGACAAACAAACTCATTCGTTTCCCAAAAGAATACCAATACGAGAATGTAAACATCATGATCGACAAAGGTTCCGAGCTTGGTCGATTCGAAATGGGCTCTACGGTTATTCTTGTATTCGAGAACAATACAATTGACCTAAACCCATTCGTAAAAGACGAGCGCTCCACCTACGGATCAACAGTCGGCTTGTTTAGAAGTAAAATAATGACATTACCGAAGTGA
- a CDS encoding M23 family metallopeptidase yields the protein MKKNTIRVYPCSSVVFLAFFLFTFCNLPLRPEFGGSGNAIIKQKGDINFGRLANVPFKFTTSSCISESNCGQNLFDSNSNTLWVTDKRNENEWVVIDFGSKRLLSGVETEFAFMSQTSYEVQVLNREVWTTIYTNAKPEKKNKDSFVGIDASTIRILFPKNSETSYTLANLRLLLGETNLTGIDSRLTGFAFPIENGLMPTDDYSLPGAPRKYRNGTHKGLDIGTKMNFFNMNSSITKETKILSVQDGVVIRSDLNYKPMTETEFKEISAYNQTHPVTFVDRDFGGRQVWIEHKGGIITTYNHLSAIQNGIAVGTKVRKGDTIGYAGNSGLLGEAKQNNDAIHLHFEIWIDGEFLGNDMTLPQIRKLLQYFFSE from the coding sequence ATGAAAAAAAATACCATCCGTGTTTATCCGTGTTCATCCGTGGTATTCCTTGCATTCTTCCTATTCACATTCTGTAATTTACCTTTGCGTCCTGAGTTTGGGGGGAGTGGGAATGCGATTATAAAACAAAAAGGAGATATTAATTTTGGAAGACTTGCGAATGTTCCTTTTAAATTTACAACTTCTTCTTGTATTTCTGAATCGAACTGTGGACAAAATCTATTTGACTCCAACTCAAACACTCTCTGGGTAACAGACAAACGAAATGAAAATGAATGGGTCGTCATTGACTTTGGGAGTAAACGCTTATTATCCGGAGTAGAGACTGAGTTTGCTTTTATGAGTCAGACTTCTTATGAAGTGCAAGTTCTCAACAGAGAAGTATGGACAACGATTTATACGAATGCAAAACCCGAAAAGAAAAACAAAGATAGTTTTGTTGGAATCGATGCTTCTACGATTCGAATTCTATTTCCTAAAAACTCGGAAACCTCCTATACACTGGCTAATCTACGTTTACTGCTAGGAGAGACAAACCTCACTGGAATTGACTCTCGTTTAACTGGATTTGCATTTCCAATCGAGAATGGACTTATGCCTACGGATGATTATTCGCTACCGGGTGCTCCGCGTAAATATAGAAATGGAACACACAAAGGTCTAGACATCGGAACTAAGATGAATTTCTTTAATATGAATTCTAGCATTACCAAAGAAACAAAAATTCTTTCTGTCCAAGATGGAGTCGTTATTCGCTCTGACTTGAATTACAAACCAATGACGGAAACAGAATTCAAAGAAATCTCCGCTTACAACCAAACACATCCCGTAACATTCGTTGATCGAGACTTTGGTGGAAGACAAGTTTGGATTGAGCACAAAGGCGGAATCATTACGACTTACAACCATTTGTCCGCGATTCAAAATGGAATTGCAGTTGGAACGAAAGTTCGTAAAGGGGATACTATTGGTTATGCGGGAAATTCAGGACTTTTAGGGGAAGCAAAACAAAATAACGATGCAATTCATCTACACTTTGAAATTTGGATAGATGGGGAATTTTTAGGTAACGATATGACTCTTCCCCAAATTAGAAAGCTATTGCAGTATTTCTTTTCAGAATAG
- a CDS encoding 2-dehydropantoate 2-reductase, producing MKQINNIAVIGAGAVGTFYGGKLAKAGFAVQFQSKYMFSSQTKNMQIKSVWGDFDFPIQVFSDVSSMDKADLIIVSAKTCKPSLDLIQYSKLIKKIRKHNSIILVLQNGMNMEEKLGKVFPKNPILGGLAFTCINRITHEEIHHIDYGQIKIGPLKNKFDAEGKLITKLFSDAGIDTKYENNLRKARYEKLLWNVPFNSLSVIGNKSSTKEIIDFKPLFDLAKNLMLEVRAIAKKENIEIKKSLIDEMLERTKKMKPYKTSMLLDFEKGNTMEVESILGEIYQNGKSLRVSTPYLDYTYGIMQFLNRKSKLL from the coding sequence ATGAAACAAATCAATAACATAGCAGTTATAGGTGCTGGTGCCGTTGGGACTTTTTATGGCGGGAAATTAGCGAAAGCAGGTTTTGCAGTTCAGTTTCAATCTAAGTATATGTTTTCTTCTCAAACAAAAAACATGCAAATAAAAAGCGTATGGGGAGATTTTGATTTTCCTATACAAGTCTTTTCTGATGTTAGCTCAATGGACAAAGCTGATCTAATCATCGTATCGGCTAAGACGTGTAAGCCCTCACTGGATTTAATTCAGTATTCCAAGCTGATAAAAAAGATTCGCAAGCATAACAGTATTATCCTCGTTTTGCAAAATGGAATGAACATGGAAGAAAAATTAGGCAAAGTGTTTCCTAAGAATCCAATCTTAGGAGGACTTGCATTTACCTGTATCAATCGAATTACGCATGAGGAAATTCATCATATCGACTACGGGCAAATCAAGATTGGTCCCTTGAAGAATAAATTTGATGCAGAAGGTAAACTCATTACAAAACTATTTTCAGATGCAGGGATTGACACTAAGTATGAAAATAATCTCAGAAAAGCAAGATATGAAAAATTACTCTGGAATGTTCCGTTTAACTCTCTCTCGGTAATTGGAAACAAATCCTCAACAAAAGAAATCATTGATTTTAAGCCACTCTTTGATTTAGCAAAAAATCTAATGCTCGAAGTTAGAGCCATTGCTAAAAAGGAAAATATTGAGATTAAAAAATCTCTCATCGATGAAATGCTTGAGAGAACAAAGAAAATGAAGCCGTATAAAACTTCTATGCTCTTAGATTTTGAAAAGGGAAATACGATGGAAGTAGAAAGTATTCTAGGCGAAATTTATCAAAATGGAAAAAGTTTGCGTGTATCAACTCCCTATTTGGACTATACATATGGTATTATGCAATTCCTGAATCGAAAAAGTAAATTACTCTAG